The segment TTGGTGCAATTTGTGCTGCTGCTAAATCGGCTCGGATTATTGTACTGACCACTTACGATAGTGACGAAGATATTTATCGAGGATTGCAGGCAGGCGCAAAAGGATACCTGTTGAAAGAAACTGAACCTGACGAGCTTCTGAATGCGATTCGTACCGTTCATCGGGGTGAGAAGTACATTCCGCCCGATGTGGGAGCAAAGTTGGTACAGCGGCTCAGCAATCCAGAACTGAGTGAACGAGAACTGGCGGTACTCCGTTCACTAGCACAGGGGATGAGTAATGCCGATATTGCGACTGCTTTGAGTATCGGTGAAGGCACGGTCAAATCTCATGTCAATCGGATTTTGAATAAGTTAGATGTTAGCGATCGCACCCAAGCGGTGATTGTTGCCGTTAAACGCGGCATTGTTAGTTTATAGGATGTACTTTCGATCGAATTCGGATTCTAACTTAAGTTATAGTCAGCCTTCTGCTTTGTGATGGCACAGTTACTCTATCAATTTGTACTGTAAAAGAGTTAACTTGCTATAGGCGACAGCTTGAAGGCGACCACCTATATTGAATTTATGCAAGCAGTCATGCAAATGGATCGAGCAAGTAAATTGCACGGTTCTATGCTTGATACAGATGTAAAAAGATGAGCGACGATCGTAGCCACAGGTCTTTACTTGTACCACCTTCACCTCAAGATTGGATTCAAGGTATTCTGAGTTCCAAGGTCGTGCTGGTGATGTACGGAGACTATCAATGCCCTAGAAGTGCGGACGTTTACAAGCTGATTAAAGCGATCAAACGAGAGCTTAGTGCTGCTTTTGGAGATGCTTATTTATGCTTCATCTTCCGTCATTTTCCACAAACACAGATTTATCCCCATGCTCAACGGGCAGCCCAAGTCGCCGAAGCCGCCGCCGCCCAAGGAAAGTTTTGGTTGATGAGCGATACTTTATTTGACCATCAGCAAAGGTTGGAAAACGGTTATCTTATCGAGTACGCCAATGATTTAGGGCTTGACATTCCTCAATTTCTCAAAGAGTTGTCTAAACAAGTGCATGTCGATCGCATCAATGAAGATATCGAAGGCGGAATAGAGAGTGGAGTAACGACTGCCCCAGCCCTGTTTATCAATGGAATTCGGTATACCGAGCGCTGGAACACGACGGAGTTGATGGCAGCCATGATTGCTGCAAGTCATTAAGTTCCCCGATCTTTGCTCTCAATTCATATCTGACTTGACTGTAAGTGCTATAAGTTATCAAATTTTGATGGCTAGGATTTTGCCTGTTTCACTGAACAAAACTGTCGCTTTTTGAACCATGCCAAAAATTACCATGCCAACAACTGAATTCTTTCGTATTGATTTAGTCAATTACAAATCAATACTTCCTCGGGGATAATTCTATGCCGCATTTATTAGTACAGGGCAAGAATAATTCTGGGTATGAAGGTACACCTCAGACTGATTCTCTTCAGGACTCCTCAGTTAATCATGCCCTGATTGCGATCGCGCAAGAAGTTACTGAGTTGCTGAGACAAACTTATCCGATACAAACTGATGAAATTAAAACAGGAGAAACAGGATGATACTGCAAGATAAAGTGGCGTTAGTCACTGGTGGCACAACGGGAATTGGTCGAGCAACCGCGATCGCTTATGCTCAACAACAAGCAAAGGTGGTGGTGGTTGGTCGTCGAATTGATGAGGGTGAAGAAACGGTTCGATTGATTAAGGATACTGGCGGAGAGGCAATTTTTGTGCAAGCCGATGTCACAAAAGAAGCCGATGTTGAAGCAATGGTTGATAAAGCGGTTGACGTTTTTGGTCGGTTAGATATTGCATTTAACAATGCAGGAACTGTCGGCGAAAACCCCTCATTGATTGAGCAAACAGAAGCGGAATACGAGCGCATTATGAACGTCAATGTCAAAGGCGTTTGGTTGTCGATGAAATATGAAATCGCTCAGATGTTGAAACAGGGAAGCGGTTCGATCGTCAATACGGCATCTGCGAATGGAGTAGTTGCACTTCCTAGCGTACCCCTTTACACCGCGAGTAAACATGCGTTAATCGGTTTAACAAAAGCTGCTGCGCTCCAATATGCTAAAGCGGGTATTCGCATCAATATCGTTGCACCAGCAGCAATTGAAACAGATATGTTTGAAGCTGCTACAGGTGGGCAGGATGAAGTCAAAGCTTACATAACAGGACTTCACCCGATCGGACGAATTGGAACACCGCTTGAAGTTGCAAATGCAGTTCTGTTTTTATCATCTGACATGGCATCTTTCACAACAGGTGCAACATTGCTGGTAGATGGTGGGTATGTAGCGCAGTAGTCGATCGGCACTGCGACACGTTGCGACCCAATAGCGATCGACCCCGTGTTGATGTGGACACGAGTAGGATTGTCTCTCGCGGTATTACTGACATGGGGAATGTTAGGGCTTCATGTTGCGATCGTCATTGCAAATAAAACACTTTAGATAGATAGAACCAGGAGTATTTAATCATGGTCAAAGAGCAAACTGTAGACGGACAAGCTTCTTTACAAGCAACTACCAATTTGACACCAGCCCAGGAGTCTTTGCAAGCACTTTGGGAAGAGCATTTACAGTACGAGTTTGGCACTCACAGTACTGAAGATGCCCTCGCTACGATGGTTGAAGATGCTTACGTTAACCACATCCCGGTAATGATTGGGGGAGTCGGGAAACCAGCACTGCGCGAGTTTTATTCCAAATACCTCATTCCACAGATGCCGCCCGACATGGAGTTGACCCCAATCTCGCGCACGATCGGGACAGATCAACTCGTGGATGAAATGGTGGCTAAGTTCACTCATACTGTTTGGATGGAATGGATATTACCCGGCGTTGCTCCCACCGGAAAACGGGTGGAAGTGCCAGTAGTAGCGATTATTCGGTTTCGTGACGGCAAGTTAGCCCACCAACACATTTACTGGGATCAGGCAAGTGTATTGGTTCAAGTCGGCTTGCTCGATCCGAGTACACTTCCCGTCGTGGGCGTTGACAGTGCATGTAAGGCGATCGATCCCAACTTACCTTCAAACACACTAATCGATCGCGACTAAGTGTAGGAGCCAGCAAATATCAATGCCTAAACCCGCCATTTTGCAACCAGGATCGCAACTCGCCTGACCCAGCCACGTTCTATACCCGTGGTGAAAAAGGCTATCTGGATTATCCAGCCCTAGCAAAAGTTTAGAAACTTAGAAAACGAAATAACTCACATGAAAGTTTTGATTGTTCTTGCACACCCAGAGTCGAAAAGCTTTAACGGAGCAATGTTTCAGACAGCAATTGACACGTTCAAAGACTCTGGGCATGATGTTCAATATTCAGACCTCCATACCATGAGATTTGACCCTGTATCCGATCGCCGCAACTTTACGTTTGTCAAAGATCCTGACTACTTTAAGCAGCAACTTGAAGAGATGTATGCAACTGAAGTTGGAGGATTCATTCCAGAAATTGAAGCTGAGATCCAAAAACTGGAATGGTGCGATCTGATGATTTGGCAATTCCCTTTGTGGTGGTTCAGTGTCCCTGCAATTTTGAAGGGGTGGGTCGATCGCGTCTTTGTTATGGGGCGTGTTTACGGTAATGGACATATTTATGAAACGGGCAGATTTCGAGGTAAGCAAGCAATGCTCTCGTTGACCACAGGTAGCACAGAAGAGGACTATCTTGCAGGCGGTTTTAACGGTGATATCCATGCTATTCTGCGCCCAATTCAGCGAGGGATGCTGCAATTCGCTGGTTTTGACGTTCTTGCTCCGCAGATTGTTTATGCCCCCGTTCGCCAAACAGA is part of the Leptolyngbya sp. FACHB-261 genome and harbors:
- a CDS encoding response regulator transcription factor, coding for FRQGLATIINRDPEMQVIAQAENGEQAIALFGEHQPDITLMDLRMPEVEGVAAIGAICAAAKSARIIVLTTYDSDEDIYRGLQAGAKGYLLKETEPDELLNAIRTVHRGEKYIPPDVGAKLVQRLSNPELSERELAVLRSLAQGMSNADIATALSIGEGTVKSHVNRILNKLDVSDRTQAVIVAVKRGIVSL
- a CDS encoding DsbA family protein, with protein sequence MSDDRSHRSLLVPPSPQDWIQGILSSKVVLVMYGDYQCPRSADVYKLIKAIKRELSAAFGDAYLCFIFRHFPQTQIYPHAQRAAQVAEAAAAQGKFWLMSDTLFDHQQRLENGYLIEYANDLGLDIPQFLKELSKQVHVDRINEDIEGGIESGVTTAPALFINGIRYTERWNTTELMAAMIAASH
- a CDS encoding SDR family oxidoreductase; this encodes MILQDKVALVTGGTTGIGRATAIAYAQQQAKVVVVGRRIDEGEETVRLIKDTGGEAIFVQADVTKEADVEAMVDKAVDVFGRLDIAFNNAGTVGENPSLIEQTEAEYERIMNVNVKGVWLSMKYEIAQMLKQGSGSIVNTASANGVVALPSVPLYTASKHALIGLTKAAALQYAKAGIRINIVAPAAIETDMFEAATGGQDEVKAYITGLHPIGRIGTPLEVANAVLFLSSDMASFTTGATLLVDGGYVAQ
- a CDS encoding ester cyclase; translated protein: MVKEQTVDGQASLQATTNLTPAQESLQALWEEHLQYEFGTHSTEDALATMVEDAYVNHIPVMIGGVGKPALREFYSKYLIPQMPPDMELTPISRTIGTDQLVDEMVAKFTHTVWMEWILPGVAPTGKRVEVPVVAIIRFRDGKLAHQHIYWDQASVLVQVGLLDPSTLPVVGVDSACKAIDPNLPSNTLIDRD
- a CDS encoding NAD(P)H-dependent oxidoreductase produces the protein MKVLIVLAHPESKSFNGAMFQTAIDTFKDSGHDVQYSDLHTMRFDPVSDRRNFTFVKDPDYFKQQLEEMYATEVGGFIPEIEAEIQKLEWCDLMIWQFPLWWFSVPAILKGWVDRVFVMGRVYGNGHIYETGRFRGKQAMLSLTTGSTEEDYLAGGFNGDIHAILRPIQRGMLQFAGFDVLAPQIVYAPVRQTDAVRQRVLNDFSQRLRTIERELPIAVGQY